One Saimiri boliviensis isolate mSaiBol1 chromosome 5, mSaiBol1.pri, whole genome shotgun sequence genomic window carries:
- the CRYBA2 gene encoding beta-crystallin A2 yields MSSTPAPGPAPASLTLWDEENFQGRRFRLLSDCANICERGGLRRVRSVKVENGVWVAFEYPDFLGQQFILEKGDYPRWSAWSGSSSHNSNQLLSFRPVLCANHSDSRVTLFEGDNFQGCKFDLSDDYPSLPSMGWASKDVGSLKVSSGAWVAYQYPGYRGYQYVLERDQHSGEFRTYSEFGTQAHTGQLQSIRRVQH; encoded by the exons ATGAGCAGCACCCCCGCGCCGGGCCCGGCGCCCGCCAGCCTCACGCTCTGGGACGAGGAGAACTTCCAGGGCCGTCGCTTTCGGCTGCTGAGCGACTGTGCGAACATCTGTGAACGCGGAGGCCTGCGCAGGGTGCGCTCGGTCAAGGTGGAAAACGGCGT TTGGGTGGCCTTTGAGTACCCCGACTTCCTGGGACAGCAGTTCATTCTAGAGAAAGGAGACTATCCTCGCTGGAGCGCCTGGAGTGGCAGCAGCAGCCACAACAGCAACCAGCTGCTTTCCTTCCGGCCAGTGCTCTGCGCG AACCACAGTGACAGCCGCGTGACACTGTTTGAAGGGGACAACTTCCAGGGCTGCAAGTTCGACCTCAGTGATGACTACCCATCCCTGCCCTCCATGGGCTGGGCCAGCAAGGATGTGGGTTCTCTCAAAGTCAGCTCCGGAGC GTGGGTGGCCTACCAGTACCCAGGCTACCGAGGCTACCAGTATGTGTTGGAGCGGGACCAGCACAGCGGCGAGTTCCGTACCTACAGTGAGTTCGGCACACAGGCCCACACAGGGCAGCTGCAGTCCATCCGGAGAGTCCAGCACTAG
- the FEV gene encoding protein FEV: MRQSGASQPLLINMYLPDTVGDGLFKEGKNPSWGPLSPAVQKGSGQIQLWQFLLELLADRGNAGCIAWEGGHGEFKLTDPDEVARRWGERKSKPNMNYDKLSRALRYYYDKNIMSKVHGKRYAYRFDFQGLAQACQPPPAHAHAAAAAAAAAAAAQDGALYKLPAGLAPLPFPGLSKLNLMAASAGVAPAGFSYWPGPGPAATAAAATAALYPSPSLQPPPGPFGAVAAASHLGGHYH, translated from the exons ATGAGACAGAGCGGCGCCTCCCAGCCCCTGCTGATCAACATGTACCTGCCAG ATACCGTCGGAGACGGTCTCTTCAAGGAAGGGAAGAACCCGAGCTGGGGGCCGCTGAGCCCCGCGGTTCAGAAAG GCAGCGGACAGATCCAGCTGTGGCAGTTTCTGCTGGAGCTGCTGGCTGACCGCGGGAACGCCGGCTGCATCGCGTGGGAGGGCGGCCACGGCGAGTTCAAGCTCACCGACCCGGACGAGGTGGCGCGGCGGTGGGGCGAGCGCAAGAGTAAGCCCAACATGAACTACGACAAGCTGAGCCGCGCCCTGCGCTACTACTACGACAAGAACATCATGAGCAAGGTGCACGGCAAGCGCTACGCCTACCGCTTCGACTTCCAGGGCCTGGCGCAGGCCTGCCAGCCGCCGCCCGCGCACGCCCACGCCGCCgctgcagccgccgccgccgccgccgcagcccaGGACGGGGCACTCTACAAGCTACCAGCCGGCCTCGCCCCGCTGCCCTTCCCCGGCCTCTCCAAACTCAACCTCATGGCCGCCTCGGCCGGAGTCGCGCCCGCCGGCTTCTCCTACTGGCCGGGCCCGGGCCCAGCCGCCACCgctgccgccgccaccgccgcgcTCTACCCCAGCCCCAGCTTGCAGCCCCCGCCCGGACCCTTCGGGGCCGTGGCTGCAGCCTCGCACTTAGGGGGCCATTACCACTAG